One Bradyrhizobium sp. CCGB12 genomic window carries:
- the ilvD gene encoding dihydroxy-acid dehydratase: MKKLRSRVTTDGLDRAPHRAFMRAMGLDDAAIARPMVGVVSMKGEQTPCNMTHDFQVAAAKTGIEEAGGTPREFSTVSVSDGISMNHEGMKFSLFSRELIADSIEAVVHGLAYDALIGYGGCDKTLPGVMMGMVRCNVPSIFIYGGSSLPGRVDGRTLTVLDSYEAVGSFTTGEIDGATLERIERACLPTIGACAGQFTANTMGMVSEAMGLTIPNVSMVPGVYAERAQISRRAGRLIMEMLERGGPLPRDIVTRKSLENGAAIVAATGGSTNAALHLPAIANEAGIAFSIDDVGEVFARTPLIGNLRPGGKYTAKDVYDIGGAAVVICELIRSGHIDGSCITITGRTLAEEYDAANAPDGEVVYASRAPIMPDGGVAVLKGNLCPDGAVIKVAGLKSQFFEGVARVFEDEEACVAAVRDRSYKAGEVLVIRNEGPVGGPGMREMLGVTALIYGQGMGEKVALITDGRFSGATRGMCIGYVSPEAFVGGPLALVRDGDKIRIDAANRRMDMLVDEQELTARRRDWKPRSPRHRAGALAKYARLVGQAPGGAVTHEGPAEWPWFE, encoded by the coding sequence ATGAAGAAATTGCGATCACGGGTCACCACGGACGGTCTCGACCGAGCCCCGCATCGTGCGTTCATGCGCGCCATGGGTCTCGACGATGCCGCGATCGCCAGGCCGATGGTCGGCGTCGTCAGCATGAAGGGTGAGCAAACGCCCTGCAACATGACGCACGACTTTCAGGTCGCCGCGGCCAAGACCGGAATCGAGGAGGCCGGCGGCACACCGCGGGAATTCTCAACCGTGTCGGTTTCCGATGGCATCAGCATGAATCACGAGGGGATGAAGTTCTCCCTGTTTTCGCGCGAGCTGATCGCGGACTCGATCGAAGCGGTCGTCCATGGCCTCGCCTACGACGCGCTGATCGGATATGGCGGATGCGACAAGACGCTTCCCGGCGTGATGATGGGCATGGTTCGCTGCAACGTGCCATCCATTTTCATTTATGGCGGCAGCTCGCTTCCGGGGCGCGTGGACGGGCGGACGCTGACGGTGCTCGACTCCTATGAGGCCGTCGGCAGCTTCACGACTGGCGAGATCGACGGTGCCACCCTCGAGCGGATCGAGCGCGCCTGCCTGCCGACCATCGGTGCCTGTGCCGGCCAGTTCACCGCGAACACGATGGGGATGGTGTCGGAGGCGATGGGCCTCACCATTCCCAACGTCTCGATGGTGCCCGGAGTCTACGCTGAGCGCGCGCAGATCTCGCGTCGCGCCGGCCGGCTGATCATGGAGATGCTGGAACGCGGCGGGCCGCTGCCGCGCGACATCGTGACGCGGAAATCCCTGGAGAATGGTGCCGCGATCGTGGCTGCGACGGGCGGCTCGACCAATGCCGCACTGCATCTGCCGGCGATCGCCAATGAGGCCGGCATCGCGTTCAGCATCGATGACGTCGGCGAGGTTTTTGCCAGAACACCGCTGATCGGCAATCTGCGGCCTGGGGGCAAATACACGGCGAAGGATGTCTACGACATCGGTGGCGCGGCCGTCGTCATCTGCGAGCTGATCCGGAGCGGTCATATCGATGGCAGCTGCATCACGATCACGGGCCGCACGCTTGCCGAAGAATATGACGCGGCCAACGCGCCCGATGGCGAGGTCGTTTACGCGTCCCGCGCGCCGATCATGCCCGATGGCGGCGTGGCGGTGCTGAAAGGCAATCTTTGCCCCGACGGCGCGGTGATCAAGGTTGCGGGATTGAAGAGCCAGTTCTTCGAGGGCGTGGCACGCGTTTTTGAGGATGAGGAGGCCTGTGTCGCAGCAGTGCGCGACCGCAGTTACAAGGCGGGCGAGGTGCTGGTGATCCGCAATGAAGGGCCGGTCGGTGGCCCCGGCATGCGCGAGATGCTTGGGGTCACCGCGCTGATCTACGGGCAAGGCATGGGCGAAAAAGTGGCCCTGATCACCGACGGACGGTTTTCTGGCGCGACCCGAGGGATGTGCATCGGCTACGTGTCGCCCGAGGCCTTCGTCGGCGGTCCACTGGCGCTTGTCCGTGACGGCGACAAGATCCGGATTGATGCCGCAAACCGACGGATGGATATGCTGGTCGACGAGCAGGAACTCACGGCCCGCCGGCGCGATTGGAAACCGCGATCACCGCGGCATCGCGCCGGCGCGCTCGCAAAATATGCGCGACTGGTCGGGCAGGCGCCGGGCGGAGCCGTGACGCATGAAGGCCCGGCAGAATGGCCCTGGTTCGAATGA